Part of the Candidatus Methylomirabilota bacterium genome, GACCACGAGGGCGGCGGCGATGAGCGCGCATTCGTTTCCCATCTACGGTGCCGGCGTCGTCAGCGTCGCAGGGAAACGGGTCTCACGGAGGTCACCACCCCCCGCTCCCCCTGAACCACGGCGCGGCGCCGGCGCCTCCACTCGGCCTCGGCCGCCGCTGAGCGGCGGCCTCGCCTTCGCGCTCAGGCTTCGGCGGCTGGTATTGCCCACGGGCCCGGTGCTTCTTCGTCATCGGGCTTCGGGTAAGCTCGCGAGCATGCGTGGGGGGGTGTTGCGGCTCAGGAGGGGGCGAGAGGGGCGGGCGCGGGTGCATCCGTGGATCTTCAAGGGCGATGTCGCCGACGTGGGGGGCGCTGGAGCCGGCGACGCGGTCACGGTCGTCGATTCGAGCGGACGCTTCGTGGGTCGGGGATTCTACAACCCCGGGCCCGCCCTCTGCTGCCGCGTCGTCACGTGGCAGGACGAGGCGCTCGATGGCGAGCTCCTTCACCGCCGGATCGAAACGGCCGTCGCGCTGCGTGGGGGCGCGGCAGGGCCGACGCTGGGCCGCCTCGTCTGGAGCGAGGCCGACGGCCTGCCTGGGTTCGTCGCCGATCGCTACGGCCCGGTCCTCGTCATCCAGTGCTCGACGCTCGCCATCGCGCAACGCCGCCGGGAGCTCGCGCGGGCCCTGCGCGCCGCCGTGGGACCGCTGCCCGTGTTCTGCGCCGACGACCCGACGCCCGGGCGCCTGGAGGGCTTCGAGCCGGAGCGCGGCTGGCTCGGCGAGCCGGGGCCGCCCGACGTCGTCGTGCAGGCCGGAGCCGTCCGCCTCGTCGTCAGGTTCGGGACCGGCCACAAGACCGGGCTCTACCTCGACCAGCGCGACAACTACCCGCGCGTGGCGGAGCTGGCTGCCGG contains:
- a CDS encoding class I SAM-dependent rRNA methyltransferase, whose translation is MRGGVLRLRRGREGRARVHPWIFKGDVADVGGAGAGDAVTVVDSSGRFVGRGFYNPGPALCCRVVTWQDEALDGELLHRRIETAVALRGGAAGPTLGRLVWSEADGLPGFVADRYGPVLVIQCSTLAIAQRRRELARALRAAVGPLPVFCADDPTPGRLEGFEPERGWLGEPGPPDVVVQAGAVRLVVRFGTGHKTGLYLDQRDNYPRVAELAAGRDVLDAFCYTAAFACHALLAGAGHAVCIESSPEASAGARENLALNGVADRAELVAANAFDELRRLDRANARFGLVVLDPPPFAPGRRTLPAAARGYKEINLRAMRLLEPGGRLATFSCSHHVSTTFFEEICREAATDAGVRLRVLARLGPPADHPVLLTVPQTNYLKGLLLEAV